In the genome of Nitrospirota bacterium, the window TGGCAGGAGCGCCCGGAGCAGTGGGGTCCTCCGGCACTCGGGAGGGGAGCCCGTCACAAGGGTCGATGCCCACAGGAGCGCGATCCGGCAAGACGAAGAGCTCGCTCCCTTCGGGCAGCGGTATCAATTCGGAGAGCCGCGGCCTGAGTACCGCCGCGCCGCTCCTGCCCGCCATCTCGAGGTCCGGCAGGTCCATGATCTCTCCCGAAGCAGTGGCATACACCATCCGGGGCATTGCGGGGGGATGCATCGTTCGCATGATCACACCTGAAAGAAGAGCCTGTCTTTACACGTTACCACAGGCAGCCGGAAAAATACGAGGGCGTCCTCTCTCTGTATTCTTTGGATCGCTGTCGCGGTATAATCATACTATGAACCTCACCCGGTTGCGCGGCAGCGTCGATTTCTGGAACCATTTCGCTCCGTGGTACGAGAAGTGGCTGAGCCGCGGGGCCTATCACATGCCCCTTACGAGGGAGCTCAGCCAGATGGTCGAGCCCGGATGGCGCATACTCGACATCGGCGCGGGCACCGGCGCGCTCTCCATACCCATGGCAGCGCTGGGGTGCAGTGTTACCGCGCTCGAGCCCTCTCCGGGGATGAGAGATTTTTTCAGCGGAAAGCTCCTCTCTTTCGGGATCGAGAGCGTTACACTTCTTCCCCTCCGGTGGGAAGAATTCCCCATAGAGAAAGGAAAGGAATTCGATCTCGTCGTCGCCTGCAACAGCCTTCACCTCACTGCGGGAGGCATCACGGGAGGGATGGAAAAGGTCTTCGCCTCAGGGGCAGCCTATGCCTGCCTCATTACGGAGGTGAATCAGAGCATCTTCATCGACTTCAAGCATATCAGCGCGCTCCAGGATGCCTACGCCTTCCTCTCGATCAGGAGGCATGCGGTAGACAGCAGCTTCTATTTCGAGAGCATGGATGAGGTGCTCGACTTCGAGGAGCTGCTCGGCAGAGGGATAGAGGCCGAGATGACGGACGGCAAGCCGATGCAGCGTGACAGCACCGAGGTCGCCGTGGTCTGGTGGGAGCTCAAAAAATAGCGGGTGCAGGATGCCCTTCCAGCGGGGTCGTATTCGCTCATCCCGGCATCCCTTCATTGACACCCCCCCTCTTTTTAGATTATAGTTAAAAGTTTGGTGCAGTTCTCTCGTATTACCCCGACAACAGCTCATTTCCCTGAAAGAGAGACGCTGCCTGAAGGAATCGGCGCGCATGGGGGGGAAAGATAGCATTGTTTCCCTTGAGGCCGTACGATAGTTGTGTGTGAAAGGAGGGAGTGTCATGGCAGAAAAGAAGAAGTCCAAAACCGACGTTTCAGCGAGACTGGAGAGCAAGGGAAAGGCACAGCTTTGCCGCAGCTGCGGGAAAAAGGTTGATGTCGTTATGTCCGTTTCTCCGTCAGGCAAGAAGAAGATGAAGCGTTTATGCTGTGCAGCGTAATGAGCTCATTTTCGTCTCCTGCGGTGCTGCAATGCAATCGATGCACCGCAGGAGCCCTCTTGATTGCGCTCCCTGATGCGCTCCGGGGAGCTAGGCTTTTCCTTCCAGTATTTTTATCGCCTGGTCGATAATCGCGAGCGCTGTCGCCTTGTCCTTTAAAAGGATCTTTTTTCGCGCATCGATAGCTATCTTTGTCGTTTTCGCGGTAATCCTTTCGAGACCTATATAGACGGTCAGCTCATCGGCAACGGCTCTTATTTCCACATCACCCTCGTCTTTTTTACGCTCCACTTCCCGAATACCCATCTTCTTCAGCGCCATGTTCATCGCCATAGCGACCCTGTCCACAGGGTAGCATACTGTTTTATAAGCAACGTTGGTGATAGTGTAAGCGACTCCGCCGCTCGCGCCGGTGATGAGAAGGCTTGCACACCCTGACGACAGGAACATCGTGCAGAGC includes:
- a CDS encoding class I SAM-dependent methyltransferase; this encodes MNLTRLRGSVDFWNHFAPWYEKWLSRGAYHMPLTRELSQMVEPGWRILDIGAGTGALSIPMAALGCSVTALEPSPGMRDFFSGKLLSFGIESVTLLPLRWEEFPIEKGKEFDLVVACNSLHLTAGGITGGMEKVFASGAAYACLITEVNQSIFIDFKHISALQDAYAFLSIRRHAVDSSFYFESMDEVLDFEELLGRGIEAEMTDGKPMQRDSTEVAVVWWELKK
- a CDS encoding DUF3568 family protein: MNARGIVSFLLLCTMFLSSGCASLLITGASGGVAYTITNVAYKTVCYPVDRVAMAMNMALKKMGIREVERKKDEGDVEIRAVADELTVYIGLERITAKTTKIAIDARKKILLKDKATALAIIDQAIKILEGKA